Genomic window (Oncorhynchus mykiss isolate Arlee chromosome 21, USDA_OmykA_1.1, whole genome shotgun sequence):
GGTCATTTGCATGAATATACCGTATTGCTGTGGCAATGTACAGATTCAATGGGATTTACCTTGAAGGTCCAGCTTGGTCCCGTCTCCAAACAGTATCTCCCCACatgaggccacagcacagtagtaAGTCCCAGCATCAGAGAAACTGAGGTTCCTCTTGGGGAGGTTGTAGACACATCTCTGTGTAGGAGACCCAGCCTCAGAGATCTTCTCACACTGATCACTCCTGTTTCCATGGGTGTAAATCATTCCTGGACGGGATTCTCCTGAGCCATGTCTGAACCAAAGGACACTGCGTTCTCCTGCACAGGTCTTAGTGTGTATTGTACAGTTCAGAGTCACAGAGTCTCCTGGCTGGACTGACTCAGACACAGGCTGCTGGAGCACAGACATGCTGTTGGACTCTGAGTCTGAAGGTGTTTGGGTGAAAAATATTACAGCCATGTATTCATCAGTAGCATTTGAATAAACAGTTGTACGAACATCAACATGTCAACATACAGGGCCACAAAATGTGCAATGGTGGAAAAAGTCCtcaatgtcatacttgagtaaaagtaatgaTGCCTTAATAGAAATTTCTCAAGTAAACgtgaaagtcacctagtaaaataatacttgagtaaaagtctaaaagtatctggttttaaatgtacttaagtacagttGGGGGGAAAGTACTCAAATGTCAAGTGaatgctatacatcaaattccttcTATTATGCAAACTAGACGGCACACtctcacactccaacactcaagaCATAATTTACACAAACCCGGtatatgtgtttagtgagtccgccatatcagaggcagtagagatgacaaTGCGTTATATTGTTAAATGTATGTGCGTCAATTGGACCATattgctgtcctgcctgagcatttGAAATgtatgagtacttttgggtgtcagggaacatttatgggagtaaaaagtagatattttctttaggaatgtagtggagtaaaagtcaaagttgtcaaaaaatataaatggtaaagtaaagtacagatacccaaaaaaacaacttaattagtactttaaagtatttatacttgggtactttacaccactgaacatTTTGAAATTGAAAAAAACAAATGTTTAGCTACCTTTGACAAATAAAACAGTTCCCTCTCCAATAGTGAGCTCATAGATGACTCTAGTGGAACAATAGTATGTAGCTGAGTCCCCTGGCTGTGCCTTGGAAATGGTCAGGTTACAGGTGTAGAGTCCTCTCCTCACACCCAAACGCTTGGTCTGAGTAAAGTCCTTGATAAAATTGTTGGAATAAAAACTATCTTGGCCAATATATGGTGATGACGCCATGTGAAGGGGTTTCTGTCCAACACTCTGCTTGAACCAATCAAAACTGGTCACCGACACATCAGGACAAAAGCAAGTGAGAGTCACAGAGCCTCCCGGCTCAGTAACCATCACAGGGGTTGGTTGGATTACGTTTGGTTTGGTAAAAGCACAAACtgtcaaagcaaacaaacaaaatggaTCAAAGACAAAGACATGGATCAACCATTTCTATTAAAACGACATACTTCAAATGATTAAAAAAGGAACTCAATTAAAACGTCTTACACTTACCCAAGTttatgtaaaacaaaaataagtGTCTGACCATCATTTGTACATCAGTCACTTCTGCACTGCATAGTGTGTGGGTCTGACAGTGGGGCACCTTATATATGATGACACTTTACATGTAGCCGTCATACAGTGGGAGGGAACACTGAAACGAGAGATTTTATTGGCTGACTACCATCTTACAAGTGTGTCCTCTGGCTTACCATAGTTCAAAAATGTTTAAAGAAGACATTGTAAGTAAGTCAGAGTTACTGGATTCTGCCAATAAAATATTGGCTTGATACGGTTGCTTCTTTTTTTTGGAGAAATGAAACCTTTACTGAAATTTGTTAATCAAAAATTAGTTCAAAACATCAGTTTTTATGTTTGGACAGGAAACAGAGAAGAGTCTCATTCCGCTTTCTACAGCTAGTACCTCAGGTACAAGGTATGAGTGGGAAGGAACCTACTATACCCCGAGTAAGATTCATTATCTATCAAAGTCAGCCCACAGATATAAATAGATGGATGATGACAAGGCTTGATGGAATCTGGTTGaggccagtggtggaaaaagtacacaattgtcatattcgagtaaaagtaaagataccttaatagaaaatgactcaagtaaaagagagtcacccagtaaaatactacttgagtaaaagtctaaaagtatttggttttaaatatatttaagtatcaaaagtaaatgttattGCTAAAATATAGTTGAAAGtagaagtataaataatttaaaattccttataataagcaaaccagacagcaccttTTTCGTGTTATTGTAATGTATGGAtagccaagggcacactccaacactgagacataatttacaaacgaagcatgtgtgtttagtgagtccgtcagatcagaggcagtaggataagtgtgtgaatgttcctgtcctgctaagcattcaaaatgtaacaagtacttttgggtatccgtgaaaatgtatggagtaaaaagtacataattttctttagtaatgtactgaagtaaaagtaaaagttgtcaaaaatatgagtagtaaagtaaagtacagataccccgaaaaactacttaagtagtactttaaagtatttttactgaggTAATTCACACCACTGTTTGTGGCTCACAAACTTCTCTGAATCATTTTATCCAGAAACAAACTGTTTGTGTATTGGTTTCCTTGACTTTAATGGTGGCTAATCTGACGCAGGCTAACAACAGGCCCTGTGTTCTGTAATCTAATCTGTTTACTGGAGAGTAAGACGTGTGGTTTAGCCCCTTATGACAAttgtatcatcatcattattatcatcattatatTACATATAAACATTGACTCTTATTTTTAAATTTATGAGTGCAAATCAACGTAACTTTTTTATTTATAATTTGGGGGTATGAAATAGAAAATTGTTCAAATCCCTACAGAATTTGAATTTGATGACCTGCTGTGGTTCTCATCATTGTCCACTAGAGCGCGGCATTCTCTCATATTTCAcctttggataggtattgctgaCAGCGTCACGAAATCGATGTGCAGGCTTTAATGGGGCAGCagtttgtgtgttgttgtgattctggacgGAAagatagcaacaatgacaagaaactgccatgtggggaatcgtaaaTCGCTAATTGATGTTAGTtgcatcttgttcttgataccatgtcttattttgaggtgttttgactggtcAACAACCCAAACCAACTCCATCTGTTTTGCCCTATagtttgttgctaaacaaccaaaccATCTAATAAGAATTCACACTTATAATCTACCCAAAATACTGATAATCTCCAATTCATAGGAGACAAaacataaataataaataaataaatcaactgTTCTTTGAATTTATCCCAGGAAAATGATTAAAGGTCTTCATGCAATTTGTAGGTTACTATTTGTAACAGTGGTCGGTCAGGTATTTGAGGCGTGTACTTGATCCCCTACGGTATGAGAGGGAACAGGCAGGAGGCGCGCGAGATGCTCGATAATCCTGTTCGGTCCTCTTCACTCGCTCCAGCCCCGCCTCACTACGAcaacgctgcctgcctgcctggtccATCCGCATCTGTCACAACTGTCTGCAGCTGCTTGAGCTCCGTGGCATGCCCTCAGTTATACCGGGATTTAGGTGGAGGTTTTCACGAGAAAGATAGTTATGTCGGAGGTACGGAAATTTACCAAAAGGTTGAGTAAACCAGGAACTGCGGCGGAACTCAGGCAAAGCGTCTCCGAGGCTGTGAGGACATCGGTGATTGTGGTTAGTATGATGATGGCTAATAATCTCTTCTTTGGCTAGCTAACGGTAGCCTACCTTGCTGTCCAAACCCGCTCACGAAACCATAGCCCGAAGGTTCGCTCCATTTATTATGTTTAATCCGGAAAAGTCTATGTGTACTTTTAGTTCATAACGTTACTTGAATGTCTGAATGTCGAAAGACAAATGTTTCCCCCCAGTTATTATCGAAGACGCGTGTCAGCGTCTCACCATTTCCTCTACGTCACCCACTGAGCAGAGCTTGCTACATTGGATTGGGATACAAGCTACCTCTTTCAATTTAAACATGCGTATTACGTCGTAATTAGCCGGTAATTAAGCAGTGACGGTTAGCAGAAAATGACCGTATTGAAACGGGATAATGTCCATATAAAGGAAGTAATCGTATTTGCAGTATGTGTGTCTTTTCCCTGTGGATAGTGGTGTGACATTGTTCATGCAGATCAGAAGAGAGAACACATGGTATTCCATTGGTCTTGGCTCCAGCTCCAGCGGCGGCTTTTGTGTGCTTGAGAATTGAGCAGTGCCAGTTCTGAGGTTGAATGTGCAGCTAGACTGCATGGTTTGCCTAGCTATCCCTATTCCCTGTCGTGTAGCCTGGTCCTTTCTTTCCCCAGTATTGAATATTTGATGTTCCAGGCATGTAAAGTATCATTATTGATCCTGGTGGTCTTTGATTATAGCTAGGCCTACAGTAAGAGTTCAGTCTCTATAGAAGCATTTCCTTTTTCTTTGTTGAAAGGACAATAGTAAGTGCTGTATCATGGATCATGATTTGTGCACTGGTCGGGGTTTGTGTTACAATTGGACTGTGTGTAGTATTGGCCTGAAACCCTGATGATGCAGGGTATGGCTTGAGATAAATTGCATTTAATGCTGAAGAGGCACTGAGATTTAATCACTCACACAGGGCTCCTTttggtctctgtggtgtgtgtgtgtgtgtgtgtgtgtgtgtgtacgtacgtacgtacatgACCTCTAGGGTTGTTTGACCTCATGCCCTCTTGATTTGTCATCATGATAGTTCTCCACGGTAAACTCTCCCACACTGTCAATGTCATCTGATTCGCTagacttttctctctttctcatatgATGCAACCAATTGAAAATCCCAGCCAAGAAAACATTCAGTGGACTTTTGCAGATCTCTTAGGCCAGATCTTTTTATTTACAAATATCTCCACTCAAGTGAAGTCAATCAGGCATAGTAATCTTGTGATGAGGTTTGACGCTGACTGACGTGTGCAAGGCAACACAGGTTCCGATGTGTGTTGTGTCTGGTTGAGCAGATGATCCTCAGGGTAATGGTTGCCGTGGTAATGAAGAACAAGCCCTGTTTTGTGGAGGTCACGGAGCAGGCATTCTCACATGGGGATTCCCTGGAGGCATGCTCCAACCatgcttcctgtgtgtgtgtgtgtgtgtgtgtgtgtcacttatGTCAATGGGGCTGCTTGTCTTATTCTCCTTCCTGGAATTAACAGTTTTCTGCTCTTTCCATATTCCTGTATCTCTTAGTTGGTGTGTCTAGAAATTACCTTTCCTACATTCAATTGGAGGGGTAGGTATTTACTTTGTTCTGGGCTCCATTCTCTGTGATCTGAAAGCTCAATTAAAAGCCTTAACCTAGTTTCAGCTCATAAGACATTGAGACGTTTTGAATGTTAGCTGAAAGGAACATACTGTAATTGACTAGGGTCGCTTAGATCATAAGGAAGCTCCTGAAGAGTCTCAAGAGGTGTTGTTTAGATCTTGTCTAGAGGAATGATATACATATAAGATTGTGTATTTACTCAAATCAAGTCAGGTCAAGGGTTGTGGAACATGGGAAGTCTGTGTTCTCAGTAAACACACAGACTGTAGTACTTACTGGGGTCAGAGGGGGGGACATTGGAACTgttggtgcatgtgtgtgtgtgtgtttgtgcttgcgtGCGTATGTACACATTAATCGCCAGTAGTAAAGCCCATCTGCTAGAGATAGACTTCTCCTCTGTCTTTCCACTGAACTGTATAAGACGCACAGCAATCTGGAAAAGTACTTCTCTCGCTAACATTATAGCCAAAGCCAGTGATGGTGTTTGGAGTGTCCGGGGCCAGATTGATTGCTGAGTTGAAAAACCGGTGTGACGTACAGTAAATTCCCATAAAGAGATGAGAAAGTGACTATATATGGGCGAATGTAGCAGGCAGGTGCCTACGCCCCAACCAGAACTAACCCCTTCTTCCTCCTTTCTTGCTCTTTCGTTTTCTTTCTCTCCCAGGCTGTTCTTCTCTAAAGGAGTTGAGCcagaactctctctctttctctccctctctcttttccccccttctctctctctatctctcctatgactctctctcgcccaccttcctctctatctcttcgctttctctctctctccccttctctctccctctctatctcttcgctctctctctctctctctctcacacacgaaCTGTCGCAATGGAACTGTATCTTCTGGTTCTGTGGTTCCACTGCTGCCCAACCTGTTGCACATGACAGGAAGCTGCTGCTCTCCTCTGAGCTGCTAGAAGTAATGCATTAAGCAGGCAGCAGAACCTACCTACAGTAGCTGATTGTAAGGCCGAGCGATTATGTTGTTtaccatgtacagttgaagttggatgtttacatacaccttagccaaatacatttaaactaagattttcacaattcctaacatttaatcctagtaaaaattccctgtcttaggtcagttaggatcaccactttattttaagaaagaaaagagccgataccgattaatcggccaattttatttatttatttatttgtaataatgactattacaacaacactgaatgaacacttattttaacttaatataatacatcaataaaatcaatttagcttcaagtaaataatgaaacatgttcaatttggtttaaataatacaaaaacaaagtgttggagaagaaagtaaaagtgcaatatgtgctatgtaagaaagctaacgtttcagttccttgcacagaacatgagaacatatgaaagctggtggttccttttaacatgagtcttcaatattcccaggtaagaagttttaggttgtagttattataggaattataggactatttcccgctataccatttgtatttcattaacctttgactattggatgttcttataggcactttagtattgccagtgtaacagtacagcttccgtccctctcctcgctcctccctgggctcgaaccagcaacacaacgacaacagccaccatcgaagcagtgttactcaagcagagcaaggggaacaactactaaaaggctcagagcgagtgacttttggaatgctattagcgcgcgctaactagctagccatttcacttcggttacaccagcctcatctcgggagttgataggcttgaagtcataaacagcgcaatgcttgacgcacaacgaagagctgctggcaaaacacccgaaagtgctgtttgaatgaatgtttacgcgcctgcttctgcctaccaccgctcagtcagatacttagatacttgtatgcttctatgctcagtcagattatatgcaacgcaggacacgctagataatatctagtaatatcatcaaccatgtgtagttaactagtgattatgattgattgttttttataagataagtttaatgctagcaagcaacttaccttggcttactgcatttgcgtaacaggcagtctccttgcggagtgcaacgagagagaggcaggtcgttattgcattgAACTTGTTAACTGTAAGttttgcaagattggatcccccgagctgacaaggtgaaaatctgttgttctgcccctgaacaaggcagttaacccaccgttcctaggccttcattgaaaataagaatgtgttcttaacggacttgcctagttaattaaatattaaataaaggtgtacatttttaaaataataatacaattttaaaaaatcggcgcccaaaaatacagatttcttaTTGTTATGAAAagttgaaatcggccctaattatccggccattccgattaatcggtcgacctctagtttacatacactcaattagtatttggtagcattgcctttaaattgcttaacttgggtcaaacgttttgggtagcattccacaagcttcccagaataagttgggtgaattttggcccattcctcctgacagagctggtgtaactgagttaggtttgtaggcctccttgctcacacacgctttttcagttctgcccacaaatgtgctataggattgaggtcagggcttagtgatggccactccaataccttgactttgttgtccttaagccattttgccacaa
Coding sequences:
- the LOC110500547 gene encoding uncharacterized protein LOC110500547, whose protein sequence is MVTEPGGSVTLTCFCPDVSVTSFDWFKQSVGQKPLHMASSPYIGQDSFYSNNFIKDFTQTKRLGVRRGLYTCNLTISKAQPGDSATYYCSTRVIYELTIGEGTVLFVKDSESNSMSVLQQPVSESVQPGDSVTLNCTIHTKTCAGERSVLWFRHGSGESRPGMIYTHGNRSDQCEKISEAGSPTQRCVYNLPKRNLSFSDAGTYYCAVASCGEILFGDGTKLDLQVPEHHPPFDLSPTVLSLVVSNIVLGIVTLLLVWALCKTQNRDSRGRTDVPTSQGNQNQDSDVLNYAAVSFTPKKKSSRTAIKKTSREDAVYSDVRYLQQQ